The following coding sequences are from one Nitrospira sp. window:
- a CDS encoding non-heme iron oxygenase ferredoxin subunit: MMDGFQKVAQIDEVPPGKSKIVTVNDRPLALFNVEGKLYAIHNSCPHEGGPLIEGRLKGYVIACPWHDLAFDIRNGQGTDGGGYCVGSYEVRVDGNDILIGSRRKA, from the coding sequence ATGATGGATGGGTTTCAGAAAGTTGCACAGATCGATGAGGTCCCTCCGGGAAAGTCAAAGATTGTCACGGTGAATGACCGTCCGCTCGCATTGTTCAACGTCGAGGGGAAGTTGTACGCCATCCATAATAGCTGTCCCCATGAAGGGGGTCCGCTTATCGAGGGGAGACTCAAGGGGTATGTCATTGCCTGCCCTTGGCATGATCTGGCGTTCGACATCAGAAATGGGCAAGGCACCGACGGTGGCGGGTATTGCGTAGGGAGCTACGAAGTCCGGGTGGACGGCAATGATATTTTGATTGGCTCTCGGCGGAAAGCATAA
- a CDS encoding DUF192 domain-containing protein — protein sequence MAADQTQASNREQQKKRIIMMILLALLLMSVSVFLIERKESDIIVVKFPSGVELEAEVANTPEKLLFGLAFRETLPTGGGMLYIFEENGMHRVTTREYRFPIDILWVDEGHHVVHILEHAEPCAKDPCPFFGPPPEEARYVIQAESGFIKTTGVAKGDELKYALRM from the coding sequence ATGGCAGCTGATCAAACCCAGGCGAGCAATCGAGAGCAGCAGAAGAAGCGAATCATCATGATGATTCTGCTTGCCCTTCTCCTGATGAGTGTGTCGGTGTTCCTCATTGAGCGCAAGGAATCGGACATCATCGTCGTCAAGTTTCCGAGCGGTGTTGAGCTCGAAGCCGAAGTGGCGAACACGCCGGAGAAATTGCTCTTTGGACTCGCCTTTCGTGAGACCTTGCCCACGGGCGGAGGCATGCTTTATATCTTTGAGGAAAATGGAATGCATCGCGTGACAACCAGGGAATATCGATTCCCTATCGATATTCTGTGGGTGGATGAGGGACATCATGTCGTGCATATCCTGGAACATGCAGAACCATGCGCGAAAGACCCGTGCCCATTTTTTGGGCCACCGCCGGAAGAGGCTCGGTATGTGATACAGGCAGAATCGGGGTTCATTAAGACAACTGGAGTTGCAAAAGGCGACGAGCTCAAGTATGCCCTTCGTATGTAG
- a CDS encoding YfhL family 4Fe-4S dicluster ferredoxin → MALLITDECISCGACIPECPNEAIFETRSDAETKGNHVGDGQGVGDSIYVIAHDRCTECVGHFDEPQCAAVCPVDNCCISDPLYPETTDVLLERAKTLNPDKVIDPAKIWSGVRN, encoded by the coding sequence ATGGCATTATTGATTACCGATGAATGCATCTCTTGTGGAGCATGTATCCCGGAATGTCCCAATGAAGCGATCTTTGAAACCAGGAGTGACGCTGAGACCAAAGGTAATCATGTTGGCGATGGGCAGGGAGTCGGCGACAGTATTTACGTCATCGCACATGACCGTTGCACTGAGTGCGTTGGTCACTTTGACGAACCCCAATGCGCGGCGGTCTGCCCTGTTGATAATTGCTGCATTTCGGATCCTCTCTATCCTGAAACGACGGATGTGCTTCTGGAGAGGGCGAAGACGTTGAATCCAGATAAAGTAATTGATCCTGCCAAAATATGGAGCGGGGTGAGAAACTAA
- a CDS encoding CBS domain-containing protein, giving the protein MVAEHPVLSLTIRLVRTALKYFQKTPIGQLRSCDMSIILAVNGIVEAYPVKPVGPRIGRPEYSREREHHGQHDSSLDHSALAAQTAYQQQSIEQSHPKPAILARDLMSTPVISLPSDSTWLDAWMSMSDKGFHHIPVTSMHDSLVGMVSYRDLLRHAPELITAADTRQASRRRLADIMTSRVISATPVTEVREIARVMLDEQIHAVPILDHHRRLVGILATHDLLRGIANHGPLELWT; this is encoded by the coding sequence ATGGTGGCAGAGCACCCCGTACTCTCGTTAACTATTCGCTTGGTCAGAACCGCGCTTAAGTATTTCCAGAAAACTCCGATAGGGCAGTTGAGGAGCTGTGACATGTCCATCATTCTGGCAGTCAACGGAATCGTGGAGGCATATCCGGTCAAACCGGTTGGGCCACGGATTGGCCGGCCTGAATACTCGAGGGAACGGGAGCATCATGGCCAACACGATTCCTCTCTGGATCACTCAGCCTTGGCAGCACAAACAGCCTATCAACAGCAGAGCATCGAACAATCGCACCCGAAACCGGCGATTCTCGCGCGTGACCTGATGAGCACTCCGGTGATCTCTCTTCCATCCGATAGCACCTGGCTTGACGCCTGGATGAGCATGTCAGACAAGGGATTCCATCATATCCCCGTCACGTCGATGCACGACAGCCTTGTTGGGATGGTGTCCTATCGCGACTTGCTCCGCCATGCTCCTGAACTGATCACAGCGGCCGATACGCGACAGGCCTCCAGACGGCGATTGGCTGACATCATGACGTCCCGAGTTATTTCGGCCACTCCCGTAACAGAGGTCCGGGAAATTGCCCGCGTCATGTTAGATGAACAGATTCATGCAGTTCCAATTTTGGATCACCATCGCCGTCTGGTCGGCATTCTTGCTACCCATGATCTACTGCGGGGTATCGCCAACCACGGCCCTCTCGAACTCTGGACCTGA